From one Triticum urartu cultivar G1812 chromosome 3, Tu2.1, whole genome shotgun sequence genomic stretch:
- the LOC125545533 gene encoding noroxomaritidine/norcraugsodine reductase-like isoform X1, which produces MMLGARGTCVSATHCHILPTLRVKRGNSPYLRRHSPTPQHRVPEHAHTRREREREREREREMAAGGMSREERWSLAGATALVTGGSKGIGHAIVEELAGHGARVHTCSRSAAELEECRRRWEAKGLPVTVSVCDVSLRAHREQLVETAKQVFDGKLDILVNNAAQILAKPGVEWTSEEYSHLMATNLESCFHLSQLAHPLLLGASIAGGGSIVNISSLGGTLGFPGLAIYSMTKGGINQLTRSLATEWAQNKIRVNCVAPGATKSDMLNSLPPEIKETELARTPMRRAGEPEEVAAVVSFLCMPAASFVTGQVIAVDGGRTISA; this is translated from the exons ATGATGCTCGGTGCTCGTGGAACATGTGTTTCTGCCACACACTGCCACATACTGCCTACGCTACGTGTGAAGCGAGGTAACTCTCCCTACCTACGCCGCCACTCGCCCACTCCACAGCACAGAGTACCAGAACACGCGCACACacgcagagagagagagagagagagagagagagagagagagatggcgGCCGGTGGCATGAGCAGGGAGGAGAGGTGGAGCCTGGCCGGCGCGACGGCGCTCGTCACCGGCGGCAGCAAAGGGATCGG CCACGCGATCGTGGAGGAGCTGGCGGGGCACGGGGCGCGGGTGCACACGTGCTCCCGGAGCGCGGCGGAGCTGGAGGAGTGCCGCCGCCGGTGGGAGGCCAAGGGGCTCCCGGTCACCGTCTCCGTCTGCGACGTCTCCCTGCGCGCCCACAGGGAGCAGCTCGTGGAGACGGCCAAGCAAGTCTTCGACGGCAAGCTCGACATACTG GTGAACAACGCGGCGCAGATTCTAGCCAAGCCGGGCGTGGAGTGGACATCGGAGGAGTACTCGCACCTCATGGCAACCAACCTAGAGTCGTGCTTCCACCTGAGCCAGCTCGCGCACCCCTTGCTCCTCGGGGCCTCCATCGCTGGAGGAGGGAGCATTGTCAACATATCCTCCCTTGGGGGCACACTTGGGTTCCCGGGCCTCGCAATTTACAGTATGACAAAAG GAGGAATTAACCAGCTTACAAGGAGCCTTGCTACCGAATGGGCCCAGAACAAGATCCGAGTGAATTGCGTCGCCCCGGGCgcgaccaagagtgacatgttaAACAGT CTTCCACCGGAAATTAAAGAGACCGAGTTGGCGAGGACTCCGATGCGGCGGGCAGGCGAGCCAGAGGAGGTGGCCGCAGTGGTGTCGTTCCTCTGCATGCCGGCGGCATCTTTCGTCACCGGCCAAGTCATCGCTGTCGATGGTGGTCGAACAATTAGTGCGTAG
- the LOC125545533 gene encoding noroxomaritidine/norcraugsodine reductase-like isoform X2: MAAGGMSREERWSLAGATALVTGGSKGIGHAIVEELAGHGARVHTCSRSAAELEECRRRWEAKGLPVTVSVCDVSLRAHREQLVETAKQVFDGKLDILVNNAAQILAKPGVEWTSEEYSHLMATNLESCFHLSQLAHPLLLGASIAGGGSIVNISSLGGTLGFPGLAIYSMTKGGINQLTRSLATEWAQNKIRVNCVAPGATKSDMLNSLPPEIKETELARTPMRRAGEPEEVAAVVSFLCMPAASFVTGQVIAVDGGRTISA, from the exons atggcgGCCGGTGGCATGAGCAGGGAGGAGAGGTGGAGCCTGGCCGGCGCGACGGCGCTCGTCACCGGCGGCAGCAAAGGGATCGG CCACGCGATCGTGGAGGAGCTGGCGGGGCACGGGGCGCGGGTGCACACGTGCTCCCGGAGCGCGGCGGAGCTGGAGGAGTGCCGCCGCCGGTGGGAGGCCAAGGGGCTCCCGGTCACCGTCTCCGTCTGCGACGTCTCCCTGCGCGCCCACAGGGAGCAGCTCGTGGAGACGGCCAAGCAAGTCTTCGACGGCAAGCTCGACATACTG GTGAACAACGCGGCGCAGATTCTAGCCAAGCCGGGCGTGGAGTGGACATCGGAGGAGTACTCGCACCTCATGGCAACCAACCTAGAGTCGTGCTTCCACCTGAGCCAGCTCGCGCACCCCTTGCTCCTCGGGGCCTCCATCGCTGGAGGAGGGAGCATTGTCAACATATCCTCCCTTGGGGGCACACTTGGGTTCCCGGGCCTCGCAATTTACAGTATGACAAAAG GAGGAATTAACCAGCTTACAAGGAGCCTTGCTACCGAATGGGCCCAGAACAAGATCCGAGTGAATTGCGTCGCCCCGGGCgcgaccaagagtgacatgttaAACAGT CTTCCACCGGAAATTAAAGAGACCGAGTTGGCGAGGACTCCGATGCGGCGGGCAGGCGAGCCAGAGGAGGTGGCCGCAGTGGTGTCGTTCCTCTGCATGCCGGCGGCATCTTTCGTCACCGGCCAAGTCATCGCTGTCGATGGTGGTCGAACAATTAGTGCGTAG
- the LOC125545535 gene encoding uncharacterized protein LOC125545535 isoform X2: MTVTLLLLSIPPIFTHPAHDYLPAPSLLSLTTFLLPIAMSSSSSSNANPFPWGIGWRAFFLGWTAGDRTQFENTMEVCSNFGSMPEMQKEANAVLMKATAEELKTLVPDPTKGVMAVDIIRRAMNQSVSDDAKQRKKWCKYNTYWAPDDRRAAMYWETAIAPPAVIDGEPKAEEEEAVHNASEGARVGPSYLVDRPRLCRG, encoded by the coding sequence ATGACTGTCactcttctcctcctctcaatccCTCCTATATTTACTCACCCTGCCCACGACTACTTACCCGCCCCCTCTCTTCTCTCACTGACAACCTTCCTCCTCCCCATCGCCATGAGCTCTAGCTCCAGCTCCAACGCCAACCCCTTCCCTTGGGGTATTGGTTGGAGGGCCTTCTTCCTCGGGTGGACGGCTGGTGACCGGACCCAGTTCGAGAACACCATGGAGGTGTGCTCGAACTTCGGCTCCATGCCTGAGATGCAGAAGGAAGCTAATGCAGTGCTCATGAAGGCCACTGCAGAAGAGCTGAAGACGTTGGTTCCTGACCCAACGAAGGGCGTGATGGCAGTTGACATCATTCGCCGGGCCATGAATCAGTCCGTCTCCGACGATGCTAAACAGAGGAAGAAGTGGTGCAAGTACAATACCTACTGGGCTCCTGATGACCGTCGTGCCGCAATGTACTGGGAGACGGCTATCGCGCCACCGGCGGTCATCGACGGGGAGCCTAaggcggaggaggaagaagcGGTGCACAATGCTAGTGAGGGCGCCAGAGTCGGGCCGTCGTACCTGGTAGATCGACCTCGACTCTGCCGAGGATGA
- the LOC125545535 gene encoding uncharacterized protein LOC125545535 isoform X1: MRFAVLGSNIVIVTNPRCGQAPTLFYDTKRTGLAVGPPLPGPLVGDFHTSVATADMLYALSFHHRNQQHSFEVMSWESPNPHTMSWSWTSVPSPPPFEEDEWITSYAVHPDGRTIFMSGVNKYNLKRRTFSFDTGYCEWRFHGEWALPFQGQGYYDKTLDGWVGLHEDGYICACQVAPRSRASTMQPEWKIVKGKLFHKVPERKRAASYATLTCMGNARFCLVECVVREEVEYEDALGDCDGCMLLMTKFGLKYSHNGELQTINRTTNSYVLSKHITGFSPVAFWM; this comes from the coding sequence ATGCGCTTTGCGGTCCTGGGCAGCAACATCGTCATCGTCACCAACCCACGCTGTGGCCAGGCTCCCACACTTTTCTATGATACGAAAAGAACAGGACTCGCCGTCGGCCCTCCACTCCCCGGTCCACTGGTAGGTGACTTCCACACCTCCGTGGCCACTGCGGATATGCTGTATGCGCTGAGTTTTCACCATAGGAATCAGCAGCACTCCTTTGAGGTGATGTCTTGGGAATCTCCAAATCCTCATACCATGAGCTGGTCATGGACAAGTGTGCCCTCACCACCCCCGTTCGAGGAGGATGAATGGATCACCTCCTACGCCGTGCACCCTGATGGACGCACCATCTTCATGTCTGGGGTCAACAAGTACAATCTCAAGCGCCGGACCTTCTCTTTCGACACCGGCTACTGCGAGTGGAGGTTTCATGGTGAATGGGCCTTGCCTTTCCAAGGCCAGGGCTACTATGACAAGACGCTGGACGGATGGGTTGGCCTTCACGAGGATGGCTACATCTGCGCCTGCCAAGTCGCCCCCCGCAGCCGCGCAAGTACCATGCAGCCGGAGTGGAAGATTGTCAAGGGGAAGTTGTTCCACAAGGTCCCGGAGAGGAAACGAGCGGCCTCATATGCCACTCTAACATGCATGGGCAATGCCAGATTTTGCCTTGTGGAGTGTGTGGTACGCGAGGAAGTCGAGTATGAGGACGCCTTAGGTGATTGTGATGGTTGCATGCTCCTTATGACCAAGTTTGGCCTCAAGTACTCTCATAATGGAGAGTTGCAAACCATCAATCGCACCACCAACTCCTATGTGTTGTCCAAGCATATCACCGGGTTTTCTCCTGTAGCGTTCTGGATGTAG